A stretch of the Rosa rugosa chromosome 5, drRosRugo1.1, whole genome shotgun sequence genome encodes the following:
- the LOC133712106 gene encoding uncharacterized protein LOC133712106 encodes MEDEEEAPLAVEIDQPFSSGPDDVDAPVGVTVITGYLGSGKSTLVNHILNTQHGKKIAVILNEFGEEIGVERAMINEGDGGALVEEWVELANGCICCTVKHSLVQALEQLVQRKERLDHILLETTGLANPAPLASVLWLDDQLESTVKLDSIITVVDAKNLRFQLSENKSSSSFPEAYLQIAFADVVILNKVDLVSPEGSKDYLEELEKEIHSINSLACIIHSVRCQVDLSKILDCRAYDAMHAVHLESLLEESRTLSTLDLHDSGVRTLCISEQQKIDLEKVRLWLEEILWEKKYGMDVYRCKGVLSVHSSNQLHTLQAVREIYEIVPTRDWRKEENQMNKIVFIGHDLNENILTESFRACIVC; translated from the exons ATGGAGGACGAAGAAGAAGCACCTCTCGCCGTTGAAATCGACCAACCCTTTTCAAGTGGACCCGATGACGTCGACGCTCCCGTCGGCGTCACCGTCATCACTGGTTATCTTGGTTCAGGCAAATCCACT CTGGTTAATCATATATTAAACACCCAACATGGGAAGAAAATTGCTGTGATATTAAACGAGTTTGGTGAGGAAATTGGGGTTGAGAGGGCAATGATAAACGAAGGAGATGGTGGTGCTCTTGTGGAAGAGTGGGTTGAGTTGGCAAATGGGTGTATATGTTGCACTGTGAAGCACAGCTTGGTGCAAGCACTAGAGCAACTTGTGCAGAGAAAAGAAAG ACTTGATCATATATTGTTGGAGACTACTGGGTTGGCTAACCCTGCTCCACTTGCTTCGGTTCTGTGGTTGGATGATCAGTTGGAATCGACTGTCAAGCTCGATTCGATTATCACT GTTGTGGATGCCAAGAACCTCCGTTTTCAGCTGAGCGAGAATAAAAGTTCATCCTCATTTCCTGAAGCATATCTGCAGATTGCATTTGCG GATGTTGTAATACTTAACAAGGTTGATTTGGTTTCTCCAGAGGGTTCTAAAGATTATCTGGAGGAACTCGAGAAGGAGATACATAGTATTAATTCGCTTGCTTGTATCATCCATTCTGTTCGTTGTCAAGTCGACTTGTCTAAGATATTGGACTGTCGGGCCTATGATGCTATG cATGCTGTTCATTTAGAATCATTATTGGAAGAAAGTCGTACTTTATCTACACTGGATCTCCATGATAGTGGTGTGCGAACCTTATGCATTAGTGAGCAACAGAAGATTGATCTTGAAAAG GTCCGCTTATGGCTCGAGGAGATTCTTTGGGAAAAGAAATATGGCATGGATGTGTATCGCTGCAAAGGGGTTTTGAGTGTTCATAGTTCAAACCAATTACATACTTTGCAG GCAGTGAGGGAAATATATGAGATTGTGCCAACTCGTGATTGGCGAAAGGAAGAAAATCAGATGAACAAGATAGTGTTTATAG GGCATGATCTAAATGAGAATATTCTTACTGAGTCGTTTAGAGCATGCATAGTTTGTTGA
- the LOC133712107 gene encoding NAC domain-containing protein 41-like: MLSWVFIIVFMAFSPSASKKKGDFDLLKCSKVDVGKKENELKLPTGYRFSPDDDELVLFYLVNKILGRTLPITDVIKEIDLYENDPDQLPLDDYRHGTKCNEAYYFTNVEQIYSSEGKVTKRTTKGGYWKVTSEGKQVIYGDDKVVVGFKTSMLFNKGHVPAPKGSISSFVMHEYRVNPSIVPVDVLNDSIRAKIERFVVCKIVSKEASPAYKLPPELLSHGEDAKSN; this comes from the exons ATGTTGAGTTGGGTTTTCATCATTGTGTTCATGGCATTCTCTCCCTCGGCTTCCAAGAAGAAAGGAGACTTCGATCTGTTGAAGTGTTCAAAAGTTGATGTTGGGAAGAAAGAAAACGAGCTGAAGTTACCTACAGGCTATAGGTTTTCTCCGGACGATGATGAGTTAGTTCTGTTTTACTTGGTTAACAAAATTCTAGGTCGAACACTACCCATAACTGATGTTATCAAAGAGATCGATTTATATGAGAATGATCCGGATCAGCTGCCTCTAg ATGATTACAGACATGGTACCAAGTGCAACGAAGCCTATTATTTCACCAATGTTGAACAAATTTACAGTAGCGAAGGGAAGGTCACCAAGAGAACCACAAAGGGTGGTTACTGGAAGGTAACTAGTGAGGGAAAACAGGTTATATATGGAGACGACAAAGTAGTTGTTGGGTTTAAAACCTCTATGTTATTCAATAAAGGACATGTTCCAGCACCGAAAGGGAGCATAAGTTCCTTTGTCATGCATGAGTACAGAGTTAATCCCAGCATAGTTCCTGTTGATGTGCTTAATGACAGCATAAGGGCAAAG attgAGAGATTTGTGGTATGCAAAATTGTAAGCAAAGAGGCTAGTCCTGCATATAAACTTCCGCCAGAACTGCTTAGCCATGGAGAAGATGCAAAATCAAATTGA
- the LOC133709457 gene encoding protein KTI12 homolog: protein MALVVICGQPCSGKSMAAVCLAEALKESGSNHTVRVIDETSFHLDRNQSYANMPAEKNLRGVLRSEVDRSVSRDSIIIVDSLNSIKGYRYELWCLARAAGIRYCVVYCDADETHCRKWNEERREKGEDAYDDKIFEDLVRRFETPDRRNRWDSPLFELWPHREGIVGSSAAILDAISYLTKKVDSKTRDVKTLQPTIATQSARFSEANSLYELDRATQEVSSAIVEAQSQALGGPLNGVSVGQGLPPINISRPIGLPELRSLRRTFIKLTGQTSLSGRPPPSDADSAKRMFVDYLNRELANA from the coding sequence ATGGCATTAGTTGTGATTTGTGGGCAACCCTGCAGTGGGAAGTCAATGGCTGCCGTCTGCCTAGCTGAGGCTCTCAAAGAATCCGGGTCGAATCATACAGTTAGGGTTATTGATGAAACTTCCTTTCATCTTGACCGCAATCAGAGCTATGCCAATATGCCTGCGGAGAAGAATTTAAGAGGGGTGCTGAGATCTGAAGTTGATAGATCGGTGTCAAGAGACAGTATCATAATAGTAGATTCTTTGAATAGCATCAAGGGTTATAGGTACGAGCTGTGGTGTTTGGCTCGTGCTGCAGGAATAAGGTATTGTGTGGTATATTGTGATGCTGATGAAACCCATTGTAGAAAATGGAATGAGGAGCGCAGGGAGAAGGGAGAAGATGCTTATGATGATAAGATTTTTGAAGATTTGGTAAGGAGATTTGAGACACCAGATAGAAGAAATCGGTGGGATTCGCCTTTGTTTGAGTTGTGGCCACATAGAGAAGGTATAGTAGGATCTTCTGCTGCCATTCTAGATGCGATTTCGTATCTGACAAAGAAGGTGGACTCAAAGACACGGGATGTTAAAACTTTGCAGCCAACTATTGCAACACAGAGCGCACGGTTTTCCGAGGCAAACTCTCTGTATGAGTTGGACCGAGCTACACAGGAGGTGTCCAGTGCAATTGTGGAAGCACAATCACAGGCACTTGGAGGACCTTTAAATGGAGTTTCTGTTGGTCAGGGGTTACCACCTATCAATATTTCTAGACCAATAGGGCTTCCAGAGCTTCGAAGCTTGCGGCGAACTTTCATAAAATTGACAGGGCAAACGAGTTTAAGTGGGCGACCGCCACCTTCTGATGCAGACAGTGCAAAGAGGATGTTTGTTGATTACTTGAACAGGGAACTGGCAAATGCGTGA
- the LOC133710160 gene encoding probable methyltransferase PMT5 isoform X2: MRSSWLSKLSLIFGPRPPLNWLLLCLLSVLALIAVLGSSSSSTFDSLTPSSVPDIYTNYRRLKEQAAVDYLELRSLSLGGSREKELGLCGRDKEHSVPCYNVSANLLAGYKDGEEFDRHCEVSRDREQCLVRPPKDYKIPLRWPAGRDVIWSGNVKITKDQFLSSGSMTKRLMLLEENQISFHSEDGLIFDGVKDYSRQIAEMLGLSSDSEFPQAGVHTVLDIGCGFGSFGAHLVSLKLMAICIAAYEATGSQVQLALERGLPAMIGNFITRQLPYPSLSFEMVHCAQCGILWDKKDGMFLLEVDRVLKPGGYFVLTSPTSQPYGSSSTMKEGIATDSSPMEELTQKICWTLLAQKYETFIWQKTVDSNCYTSRKQGAIPLCQEEHEVQSYYKPLVSCISGTMSKRWTPIRNRSSSQWNSSKLEVHEVQPDDFFEDLQVWRSALKNYWSLLTPLIFSDHPKRPGDEDPLPPFNMIRNVLDMSAHYGGLNAAFLEEKKSVWVMNVVPVNAPYTLPLILDQGFAGVLHDWCEPFPTYPRTYDLLHANGLLSHLSSERCSMMDLFLEMDRILRPEGWVVLCDKVGAIEMARMFATQVRWEARVIDPQNGSDQRLLVCQKPFVKK, translated from the exons ATGAGAAGCTCCTGGTTGAGTAAACTCTCTCTCATTTTTGGCCCTAGACCGCCACTCAACTGGTTACTCTTGTGCCTCTTGAGTGTACTTGCACTAATTGCAGTGTTGGGATCATCATCTTCAAGTACATTTGATTCTTTAACCCCTAGTTCAGTACCAGACATCTACACAAACTATAGGAGGCTAAAAGAGCAAGCGGCAGTTGATTATTTGGAGCTGAGGTCTCTCTCACTGGGGGGTAGTAGAGAAAAAGAGCTTGGCCTTTGTGGCAGAGATAAAGAACACTCTGTGCCTTGTTACAATGTTTCAGCAAATCTTTTAGCCGGGTATAAAGATGGGGAGGAGTTTGATCGGCATTGTGAAGTATCAAGAGACAGAGAACAGTGTCTAGTTCGCCCCCCTAAGGACTATAAGATCCCTCTGAGGTGGCCAGCTGGTAGGGACGTGATATGGAGTGGAAACGTGAAGATAACCAAAGACCAATTTCTGTCATCTGGAAGCATGACCAAAAG GTTGATGTTACTAGAAGAAAATCAAATTTCCTTCCACTCTGaggatggtttgatttttgATGGTGTCAAGGATTATTCTCGTCAAATTGCCGAGATGCTGGGTTTGAGCAGTGACTCTGAATTTCCTCAAGCTGGT GTTCACACAGTACTAGATATTGGTTGTGGTTTTGGTAGCTTTGGCGCTCATTTAGTATCCCTAAAGTTAATGGCTATTTGTATTGCGGCATATGAGGCAACTGGCAGTCAAGTTCAGTTGGCCCTTGAGAGAGGTCTTCCAGCAATGATCGGCAACTTCATCACAAGACAACTTCCATATCCATCTCTGTCATTTGAAATGGTTCATTGTGCTCAATGTGGTATTCTTTGGGACAAAAAAG ATGGGATGTTTCTTTTAGAAGTTGACCGGGTACTCAAGCCTGGAGGTTACTTTGTTTTAACCTCACCCACAAGCCAGCCATATGGAAGTTCATCGACTATGAAGGAGGGCATAGCTACAGACTCTTCACCAATGGAAGAATTAACCCAGAAAATCTGTTGGACTCTTTTGGCTCAAAAATATGAAACTTTTATCTGGCAGAAAACTGTGGATTCTAATTGTTATACATCTCG CAAGCAGGGTGCTATTCCACTTTGTCAAGAAGAGCATGAGGTTCAATCATATTATAAGCCCCTAGTATCATGTATAAGTGGGACCATGAGCAAACGCTGGACTCCAATCCGAAATAGGTCTAGTTCCCAGTGGAACTCATCTAAGCTTGAAGTTCAT gaagTTCAGCCTGATGATTTCTTTGAAGACTTACAGGTTTGGAGATCAGCTCTAAAGAACTATTGGTCTTTGCTTacccccttgattttctctgaCCACCCCAAGAGACCAGGCGATGAAGACCCTTTACCTCCCTTCAACATGATACGCAATGTGCTCGACATGAGTGCTCATTATGGGGGTTTAAATGCTGCTTTTCTGGAGGAAAAGAAATCAGTCTGGGTGATGAATGTTGTGCCTGTTAATGCTCCCTATACACTTCCTCTCATACTAGATCAAGGTTTTGCTGGTGTTTTGCATGACTG GTGCGAACCGTTCCCTACATATCCTCGAACATATGATCTGCTGCATGCAAATGGGCTGCTCTCACACCTGTCTTCAGAGAGGTGCAGCATGATGGACTTATTCTTGGAGATGGACCGGATTCTGCGCCCTGag GGCTGGGTTGTTCTCTGTGATAAAGTGGGAGCTATAGAGATGGCACGCATGTTTGCTACCCAAGTACGTTGGGAAGCAAGGGTGATTGACCC
- the LOC133710160 gene encoding probable methyltransferase PMT5 isoform X1, which translates to MRSSWLSKLSLIFGPRPPLNWLLLCLLSVLALIAVLGSSSSSTFDSLTPSSVPDIYTNYRRLKEQAAVDYLELRSLSLGGSREKELGLCGRDKEHSVPCYNVSANLLAGYKDGEEFDRHCEVSRDREQCLVRPPKDYKIPLRWPAGRDVIWSGNVKITKDQFLSSGSMTKRLMLLEENQISFHSEDGLIFDGVKDYSRQIAEMLGLSSDSEFPQAGVHTVLDIGCGFGSFGAHLVSLKLMAICIAAYEATGSQVQLALERGLPAMIGNFITRQLPYPSLSFEMVHCAQCGILWDKKDGMFLLEVDRVLKPGGYFVLTSPTSQPYGSSSTMKEGIATDSSPMEELTQKICWTLLAQKYETFIWQKTVDSNCYTSRKQGAIPLCQEEHEVQSYYKPLVSCISGTMSKRWTPIRNRSSSQWNSSKLEVHGVQPDDFFEDLQVWRSALKNYWSLLTPLIFSDHPKRPGDEDPLPPFNMIRNVLDMSAHYGGLNAAFLEEKKSVWVMNVVPVNAPYTLPLILDQGFAGVLHDWCEPFPTYPRTYDLLHANGLLSHLSSERCSMMDLFLEMDRILRPEGWVVLCDKVGAIEMARMFATQVRWEARVIDPQNGSDQRLLVCQKPFVKK; encoded by the exons ATGAGAAGCTCCTGGTTGAGTAAACTCTCTCTCATTTTTGGCCCTAGACCGCCACTCAACTGGTTACTCTTGTGCCTCTTGAGTGTACTTGCACTAATTGCAGTGTTGGGATCATCATCTTCAAGTACATTTGATTCTTTAACCCCTAGTTCAGTACCAGACATCTACACAAACTATAGGAGGCTAAAAGAGCAAGCGGCAGTTGATTATTTGGAGCTGAGGTCTCTCTCACTGGGGGGTAGTAGAGAAAAAGAGCTTGGCCTTTGTGGCAGAGATAAAGAACACTCTGTGCCTTGTTACAATGTTTCAGCAAATCTTTTAGCCGGGTATAAAGATGGGGAGGAGTTTGATCGGCATTGTGAAGTATCAAGAGACAGAGAACAGTGTCTAGTTCGCCCCCCTAAGGACTATAAGATCCCTCTGAGGTGGCCAGCTGGTAGGGACGTGATATGGAGTGGAAACGTGAAGATAACCAAAGACCAATTTCTGTCATCTGGAAGCATGACCAAAAG GTTGATGTTACTAGAAGAAAATCAAATTTCCTTCCACTCTGaggatggtttgatttttgATGGTGTCAAGGATTATTCTCGTCAAATTGCCGAGATGCTGGGTTTGAGCAGTGACTCTGAATTTCCTCAAGCTGGT GTTCACACAGTACTAGATATTGGTTGTGGTTTTGGTAGCTTTGGCGCTCATTTAGTATCCCTAAAGTTAATGGCTATTTGTATTGCGGCATATGAGGCAACTGGCAGTCAAGTTCAGTTGGCCCTTGAGAGAGGTCTTCCAGCAATGATCGGCAACTTCATCACAAGACAACTTCCATATCCATCTCTGTCATTTGAAATGGTTCATTGTGCTCAATGTGGTATTCTTTGGGACAAAAAAG ATGGGATGTTTCTTTTAGAAGTTGACCGGGTACTCAAGCCTGGAGGTTACTTTGTTTTAACCTCACCCACAAGCCAGCCATATGGAAGTTCATCGACTATGAAGGAGGGCATAGCTACAGACTCTTCACCAATGGAAGAATTAACCCAGAAAATCTGTTGGACTCTTTTGGCTCAAAAATATGAAACTTTTATCTGGCAGAAAACTGTGGATTCTAATTGTTATACATCTCG CAAGCAGGGTGCTATTCCACTTTGTCAAGAAGAGCATGAGGTTCAATCATATTATAAGCCCCTAGTATCATGTATAAGTGGGACCATGAGCAAACGCTGGACTCCAATCCGAAATAGGTCTAGTTCCCAGTGGAACTCATCTAAGCTTGAAGTTCATGG agTTCAGCCTGATGATTTCTTTGAAGACTTACAGGTTTGGAGATCAGCTCTAAAGAACTATTGGTCTTTGCTTacccccttgattttctctgaCCACCCCAAGAGACCAGGCGATGAAGACCCTTTACCTCCCTTCAACATGATACGCAATGTGCTCGACATGAGTGCTCATTATGGGGGTTTAAATGCTGCTTTTCTGGAGGAAAAGAAATCAGTCTGGGTGATGAATGTTGTGCCTGTTAATGCTCCCTATACACTTCCTCTCATACTAGATCAAGGTTTTGCTGGTGTTTTGCATGACTG GTGCGAACCGTTCCCTACATATCCTCGAACATATGATCTGCTGCATGCAAATGGGCTGCTCTCACACCTGTCTTCAGAGAGGTGCAGCATGATGGACTTATTCTTGGAGATGGACCGGATTCTGCGCCCTGag GGCTGGGTTGTTCTCTGTGATAAAGTGGGAGCTATAGAGATGGCACGCATGTTTGCTACCCAAGTACGTTGGGAAGCAAGGGTGATTGACCC